Sequence from the Natronomonas marina genome:
TGCAGCAGCACCCACACCGGGAGCGCGCTGGCGACGCCCGCGTAAATCATCACGACGGGAATCCACGCCGCCGTGTTCGGAACGAGAAGCGCCTCGGGGTCGAGCGCGGCTCCCGGCACCCACGCTCCCGAGCCGAGCCCGAGGACTTCGGCGACGACGACGGTTCCGGCCGGATACGTGGCGTCGCCGACCGCCGGGAACAGTGCGAGCGGGTACTGGATGCCGACCCAGACGCCGGCGAAGACACCGGCGACGAAAAGCACCGTCCCCGGGAGGAACGGCCCGTTCAGCTGGTAGAGGTACACCCCGAAGGCCAGCGCCAGTACGATGTATATCAGGCTGGCCGTCGTCACCTGTGGGAACGCGTTGAAGACGATGGAGACGACCAGTGCGAACACCGCGACCACCAGGATGATGGTGAGGAACGCGAACAAAAGCAGCATGTTCTTGCCGCCCTCGCCGACGTACTCGCCGATGATGTAGCCGATGGACTTCCCCTCGTGTCTGAGCGACCCCGAAAGCGAGACGAAGTCGTGGACGCTACCCATCAGCGGGTTCCCGATGGCGATCCACAGCAGTGCGGGGACCCACCCCCACACTGCGCCCGCCGTGATCGGTCCGACTATCGGTGCCCCGCCCGCGATACTGGAGTAGTGGTGTCCCAGAAGCACCGGCTTCTTCGATGGCACGTACTCCTGCCCGTCCTCGTACTTGTGTGCTGGCGTCTCGTTCTCATCGTCGAGCTCGAGGAACCGTGAGAGGTACTTCGAGTACCCCAGGTACCCCGCGCTGAACGTTACCAGTACGGCAAGTACGATCCAGATGACCTGTACCATGGTGTGTACTCCATTAACAAACATTGAAGACAACGTGTTAATAGTTTCTGTTATTATTCTATATATTACAAATAGAAAGAGTAGCGAACCGCCCTACGGGACGAAAAACCAGTTATTAACCGGAGCTAGTATCCGATTAATTATCAATCGTTCCTCGGACTGCCCTACACGAAGGTCGGCGCTTCGGCCTCGGTCTCGACGTCGAGTTCGGCCGCGACGTCGTCCAGCAACTCGCCCTTCACCTCCGCGGTCCGGGAGGCGATTTCGGCGACCAGCGGCGGGTCGAACGTCTCCCGGACCTCCCGGAGGCGCTGTCGTTCGGTCGCCACCCGGTCCCGGAGGTAGCGCGCGCCGCGGCCGTCTTCGTGGTCGTCCGGTTCGGGTGTGAGTTTGTTGGCGACGAGGCCTCGCACTGCGAGGTCCCGCTCGCGCATCTCCTCGATGGCCCGGGCCGTCTCGTTGACCGACAGCTGGTCCGGGTTGAGCACGAGGAAGAAGGCCGCGTCCTCCCGGAGAGCGCCGCCGGCGAACTCGAAGAACTCCTTTCTGTCCTGCAGTCGCGCCAGCACCGGGTCCCCGTCCATGAGTCGCCGCGGCTCCTCGTTGCCGATGGCGGCCTTCTCGAAGAGGTCGATGCTCTTCTTCCGTTTGTGCATCAGCCGGTCGATCCACCCCTCGAGGAACTCCGGCAGGCCGAGTAGCCGGAGGGTGCTCCCCGTCGGCGAGGTGTCGAAGACGACCCGGTCGTAGGGGTCGGCGTTCCGCATCACGTCGACGAACCGGTCGAACAGCGCCGACTCGTAGGCGCCCGGCGTCCGGTGGGCCATCTCGAGTTGCTGGTTTATCTCGTTGACCATCGCCGCCGACACCTGCTCGGAGAGGTCCTTGCGGATGCCGTCGAGGTGCCGCTGGACCTCCGTGTCCGGGTCGATCTCCATCGCGTCGAGGCCGTCGACGCCGTCGACCGCTTCGGGTTCGTCGCCGAACGGCTGGTCGAAGACGTCGGTCACCGAGTGGGCCGGGTCCGTCGAGACGACGAGCGTCTCCAGCCCCGCCCGCGCGGACTTCACGCCGTAGGCACAGGAGACGGTGGTCTTGCCGACGCCCCCCTTCCCGCCGAAGAAGACGAACGGCTCCATCAGAAGTGGTACTGCTGGCCCTTGCGTTCGAGGTACGACCGCCGGTCCCAGAGCCGTCGCTCCCAGGCCTCGAAGCTGTCCTCCAGGTACGGCAACAGTTCGGCCGTGTAGTACGAGACCGGCGACGGGATGCCGAAGGCGTCCGGGAAACAGGCCAGCATGAACGCGTCCTCGGTGTCCTCGGCCTCCTTCTCTATCTTCTCGTAGGCCGGATGCGTTATCATCCCGTGGTAGAGCCCGCGCGCCCACTCCCGGAGCGCCCGACGGAGGCGCTCTATCCGGTCGGCCAGGTCCATGTCATTCGATAACGCTGGCCGCTGTTAAAAGCTGTCGGGGGCCCGCCGCGGCGATGGCTCGTGTGCCCTCGCCCCCGGCGTCGCCGGGAGCGGCTTCAAGTCCCTCGCCGGCGTAGCGACCCCATGAGCGAGACGATTCCCGTCACCGTTCTCTCCGGGAGCCTCGGCGCCGGGAAGACGACGCTCCTGAACCACCTGCTGTCGAACGCCGGCGACCACGACGTCGCCGTCCTGGTCAACGACATGGGCGAGGTGAACGTCGACGCCGAACTGGTCGCCGAGGGGTCGGATGTCGACGTCGCGGGTGGGGTGACGGAGCTCTCGAACGGCTGTATCTGCTGTGAACTGCAGGACGACCTCGAGACGGCGGTCGTCCGCCTGGCGCGAAACCGCGAGTTCGACGCCCTGGTCGTCGAGTCGTCGGGCATCTCGGAGCCGGGCCCCGTCGCACGGCTGTTCACCACCGACTCCCGGGCGGCCGCGCTCTACCGCGTCGACGCCCTCGTCACCGTCGTCGACACCCGACAGTTCCTCGACACCTTCGCGGGCGGGGAGCCGACACGCCGCGGCGACGCCGACGACGCCGACCGCCCCCTCTCGGACCTGATGGTCGAGCAAATCGAACTCTCGAACGTCGTCCTCCTGAACAAGGCCGACCTCTGTACCGACGCCGAACTCGACGAGGCCGAGGAGCTGGTCGCGGCACTCCGGCCCGACGCCGAGACGGTCCGGACGACGTTCTCGCAGGTCGACCCCGACCGGCTGTTCGACCGCGGACTGTTCGACGCCGACCGGATGGGCGAGTACCCGGGCTGGAAGCGGGCCCTCGAAGGTGCCGGTCACGGGCACGCCCACGGCGAGGAGGGCGACCACCACGACGGGGACGGGAGCGACCACCACGACGACCACCGCCACCCCGACGAGGTGTACGGCATCTCGTCGTTCACCTACCGGCGCCGCCGCCCGTTCCATCCCGGCCGGTTCGCCGACTTCCTGAAGACGCTCCCGGAGGGCGTCGTCCGCTCGAAGGGGACCGCCTGGATCGCCGGCAACGAGTCCCGCGTCCTCGTCGGCCACGCCGGGCCGTCGGTCCGGGCGGAGGCGCAGGGGCCCTGGATAGCGAGCCTCCCGGAGGTCGAGCGGGATCTCTACCGGTCGAACCGGCCGGACCTGGAGTGGCACGACGAACACGGCGACCGGCGGACGGAACTGGTGTTCATCGGGACGGAGTACGAGGAGTCGGAGCTCCGGGCGGCCCTAGACGAGGCCCTCGTCACCGACGAGGAGTGGGCGGACGCGGGGTCGCTGGCCGACCACTTCCCGGCCGAGGCGGGCGAGGAAGCGACGATCCGGACGCCCTAGCAGGCACAGGAGCGCCCGGAGGACCGCTCGAACCGCATCTCCTCGCCGCAGTCCGGGCAGGTCGCCTCGCCCTCCAGGTCGACGTCCCGAACCCGGACGTCGCAGTCGTCACACCAGTAGGCGCCCTCCGAGCCGTCGTCGGGGCGGGACTTCGCGGACGGTTCGGCGGTCAGTGCCTCCTTGACGCTGCTGAAGAGGCTCATACTCGAAACCAACGGGAAGAAACCCTAAGGCTGTTGTGGGTGTGCCCCTCTCGCACACAGCCGGGTTCGTCGGCCGTCACGGGCACCGGCCGGGCGTCGACGGCCGCCCTACCCGACCGACTCGGCCAGTTCGTCTATCGCGCGCTTCAGTTCGCCCCGGCGCTTCCAGGCGGCGATGCGGTCGGCGAAGGGCAGCGGCAGGTTCAGCGCGACCGTCGACCGCATCGTGAGCCGCGACCCGTTCGACTCGTCGGCGACGACGACCTGGGTCTCGAGGTGCTCGAACGGGCCGACCTCGCCCTCGGCGGTGTACCGGAGACCGTCCTCGGTGGACTCGAACCGCAGCGGGACGGACATCCCGGGCCCGACGGCGGTGACGACGGTTCCCCCGTCGGTCTCCTCGACGGCGCCGACGGTGAAGGTGCCCTCGGCGGCGACGACCGCCTCCGGCGAGAGCACGCGCCGGACGGCCGTCGGGTGTGCCAGCACGAACCGGGAGACCTCGACCTCGCGCATACGGGACCAACGGGGCGGGGGTACTAAAGCAGGGGAACCGACAGCCCCAGGAGAATGACGCCGAAGGCGAGCGCGACGTACAGCAGGCGCTGAAAGCGGAGCTCGGCCGGCACCTGAACCCACGAGGGGGTGGCGACCCACACCAGTCGGTGGTAGGCGAAGGCGGCGACGGCGACCGCGCCGGCCGACGAGAGGACGAGGGAGACCCGGACCGAGAGGCCGTAGGCGAGCCCGTACAGCGGTCCCGTCGAGAACAGCAGCATGACCGACAGCCCGGTGGAGACGAGAAACGGCACCGGATCGACGGGGTCCCCGTTTCGGTTCCGGACGCGCATGTCCTAACAATAGGACTCCCTGATAAAGAGCTAAGGGGCGTGATACCCCTTCGCCGACATGGGCGATACGGACGGCTTCGAGGAGGGAGCCAGCGGGACCCGCGG
This genomic interval carries:
- a CDS encoding ArsA family ATPase, whose translation is MEPFVFFGGKGGVGKTTVSCAYGVKSARAGLETLVVSTDPAHSVTDVFDQPFGDEPEAVDGVDGLDAMEIDPDTEVQRHLDGIRKDLSEQVSAAMVNEINQQLEMAHRTPGAYESALFDRFVDVMRNADPYDRVVFDTSPTGSTLRLLGLPEFLEGWIDRLMHKRKKSIDLFEKAAIGNEEPRRLMDGDPVLARLQDRKEFFEFAGGALREDAAFFLVLNPDQLSVNETARAIEEMRERDLAVRGLVANKLTPEPDDHEDGRGARYLRDRVATERQRLREVRETFDPPLVAEIASRTAEVKGELLDDVAAELDVETEAEAPTFV
- a CDS encoding CobW family GTP-binding protein; amino-acid sequence: MSETIPVTVLSGSLGAGKTTLLNHLLSNAGDHDVAVLVNDMGEVNVDAELVAEGSDVDVAGGVTELSNGCICCELQDDLETAVVRLARNREFDALVVESSGISEPGPVARLFTTDSRAAALYRVDALVTVVDTRQFLDTFAGGEPTRRGDADDADRPLSDLMVEQIELSNVVLLNKADLCTDAELDEAEELVAALRPDAETVRTTFSQVDPDRLFDRGLFDADRMGEYPGWKRALEGAGHGHAHGEEGDHHDGDGSDHHDDHRHPDEVYGISSFTYRRRRPFHPGRFADFLKTLPEGVVRSKGTAWIAGNESRVLVGHAGPSVRAEAQGPWIASLPEVERDLYRSNRPDLEWHDEHGDRRTELVFIGTEYEESELRAALDEALVTDEEWADAGSLADHFPAEAGEEATIRTP
- a CDS encoding SRPBCC family protein; protein product: MREVEVSRFVLAHPTAVRRVLSPEAVVAAEGTFTVGAVEETDGGTVVTAVGPGMSVPLRFESTEDGLRYTAEGEVGPFEHLETQVVVADESNGSRLTMRSTVALNLPLPFADRIAAWKRRGELKRAIDELAESVG